In Insulibacter thermoxylanivorax, the DNA window TTAAGTTCGACCGGACAGCCGGAGACTTTTTCAGACTTCTGCATGATCAGCGGTGAACCATGTTTGATGAGTAGAAGAGGGGAGAGAACATGTCGATGAAAAAGTTATCTGAGCTGTCTTTTGTTATGGTCATGATCTTGGGACTTGCCGCTTGCGGCGGTGGAAGCGGCGGGCAATCCCGGATACCGTCTGCTTCCGAAGACCCTGCGGCTGATCCCATGAAGCCAGCCGTTGAACTGCTGAATGTTTCTTATGACCCAACGCGTGAATTGTATGATGAGTTCAATGAAGTTTTTGCGAAGTATTGGCGGGAAACGCAGAACCAAGAGGTGAGGATCAAGCAATCCCACGGCGGTTCCGGCAGTCAAGGGCGGTCCGTCATCGACGGCATCCAGGCCGATGTTGTCACCCTGGCGCTGGCGTATGACATCGACGCGATCGCAGAAGCCGGACTGATCGACAGCGATTGGCAGACGAGGTTGGCGGATAACAGCTCGCCCTATACCTCGACGATCGTCTTCCTGGTGCGCAAGGGCAATCCGAAAGACATCCGGGACTGGAGCGATCTCATCGAGCCGGAGATCAGCGTGATTACGCCGAATCCCAAGACCTCCGGCGGTGCCAGATGGAATTATCTCGCTGCTTGGGCTTATGCGCTGAAGCAATATGATAACGATTCATACAGGGAGAAGAGGTTGGGGTATTCATTCACAGGCTGTATCTGATTCGCGGCGGGGTACTGCAGATCGTGGAAAATGCGAATAAGCATATCGAGCTCCCGCAGGCAAAGCACACAGCGGCTCAACCTGCAGCGGTGAGATAGGCGAATCGTTAGGACGGATGGCTGCAGGCGCATAGGCGTGTGACGCGGGGCGGATCGGTGCAGCGAAGGTTGGGGAGAATTGCAAGGTTGAGCACGGTATACGGCTGCAGATCACAGCAATTTGTATGTTCAGCAATATGGAGGGATGAGGATGGGCAAATCGGTGCAGATCGACGACATCTGGTCCAAGCGGGTCTTGGACAGCATCAAGGGATTGGAATATGGCAGCGTGCTGATCATCGTGCATGACGGGAGGATCGTGCAGATCGAACGGACGGAGCGCAGGCGCTTTGATACGCCGCAAGCTGGGAAGCGGGACGCAGCGGAGTAAGAAGCAGCTGAAGTTCGGTTGAGTATGGGGGATATAGGGGAGCAAGCAAATGCGGTATGAGGAGAACGGATCGTCCGATCTTGGATGGGCGGTCCGTTTTTTCGCATCTCCAAATATCTTCAAAATCTATGAAAATTTGTTGATCAAAATACAAAAATGGGATATAATCTCAAATGAAAAAAGGATCAGCTCAATAACAGAGGAGCACTGAGTGATGAATAGGTATCTTGGGCTGCTGGTATTGATCTTCCTAATGAGTGCATGTACTTCTGAAAGTTCTACTGGTTCAACATTGCAGGATGGTGACACTAACCGTGTCGAGCAAGAAATGACGACAGCAGATGAACAACATGTTCAATCCGACCAGCATCAAAATGTTGAACCGATTCCTGCCAAGCTTCCGGACCCTTATACCATGGAGAATATCCAAGCTGCGGTCGATGAGTATATCAATTATGATATGTGGAACAATCCTCCTGGAATTACGAATTATGAACCGTACATTGGAGAAACCTTCGAAGTAGAAGTTCGCATTTATGATGATGAAATTTATGCAGTAATTGAGGAGATTGATGATGATCAGCAATTTTTTAAGTTATTAAATAAGAACAATACTGTCTATATTGACAGAACTTTGACAAAAGAAGAAGTGCCGGAAGGTGATTATGTATCGGCCTCCCAATTTGATTTAATCATCTCTAAGTTACGAAGTCCAAA includes these proteins:
- a CDS encoding YezD family protein; this translates as MGKSVQIDDIWSKRVLDSIKGLEYGSVLIIVHDGRIVQIERTERRRFDTPQAGKRDAAE